One part of the Rothia sp. ZJ932 genome encodes these proteins:
- a CDS encoding fructose-specific PTS transporter subunit EIIC, with product MSALITTELVTLDENLGATRFDVIEHLVKSVVNAGRASSFDTLYADAKARESKTDTGIPGGIAIPHCRSEAVTEPTLAMARPRPGVDFGAKDGAADLIFFIAAPADGDQAHLKILSKMARSLMKKSFTSALREAKTEQEIVDLVNDALDVNPDGTDRTAEQKAAATQIAAPATTGVASVATGSAANASEAPAARRKIVAITACPTGIAHTYMAADGLTYAAEDMGVDFKVEPQGSSGGEKLTQAEIDAADAVIFAVDVPVRGRERFAGKPYVEVPVKRGIDEPTKLIETALSEADNPNGRCVTATGAADASENGEEASSWGKRIYKALMSGVSYMIPFVAAGGIILAIGFMLEAITMPNLGDVDPAAILDINGESGRTLFNLQGVPLSLYLGAALHTIGGAGLGLMVPALAAYIAYGLAQRPGIAPGFIAGSIAVTVGGGFIGGIVAGLLAGLTAYTLQQLKLPRWLGAMMPVVIIPLVASLVAGGLMLLILGGPIAWITTSLNEWLTSMSGSSAILLGIILGLMMGFDLGGPVNKAAYLFATAGLAANTDASREIMAAVIIAGMTPPLGMALATTLRGKLFSAPERENGKAAWLLGASFISEGAIPFATADPARVIPSSMAGSAVAGAIAMGAGVASPAPHGGLWIIGLATNIPMFLLAVVAGTLVTGLVYVALKSVGTKNKVDA from the coding sequence ATGTCTGCACTTATCACTACGGAGCTCGTCACTCTTGACGAGAACCTGGGTGCAACGCGTTTCGACGTGATTGAGCACTTGGTGAAATCCGTTGTGAACGCCGGACGCGCTAGCAGCTTCGATACGCTGTACGCGGACGCCAAAGCTCGTGAATCGAAGACTGACACCGGTATTCCCGGTGGTATCGCGATTCCCCACTGCCGCAGCGAAGCCGTTACCGAACCGACCCTAGCGATGGCGCGTCCTCGTCCCGGTGTTGACTTCGGCGCGAAGGACGGTGCAGCAGACCTGATTTTCTTCATTGCAGCACCCGCCGATGGCGATCAAGCTCACCTAAAGATCCTCTCGAAGATGGCTCGTTCACTGATGAAGAAGTCTTTTACGTCTGCACTGCGTGAAGCGAAGACTGAGCAGGAAATCGTTGATTTGGTCAACGACGCTTTGGACGTAAACCCTGACGGCACTGACCGCACTGCAGAGCAGAAAGCTGCCGCTACTCAGATAGCAGCCCCCGCTACTACCGGTGTAGCATCGGTGGCTACTGGCTCGGCTGCTAACGCCTCAGAGGCTCCTGCTGCCCGTCGCAAGATTGTTGCTATCACCGCTTGCCCCACTGGCATTGCACACACCTACATGGCAGCGGACGGTCTGACCTATGCTGCTGAAGACATGGGTGTTGATTTCAAGGTTGAGCCTCAGGGGTCATCGGGTGGCGAGAAGCTGACTCAGGCTGAGATTGATGCGGCTGATGCTGTGATCTTCGCAGTGGACGTGCCTGTGCGCGGACGCGAACGTTTCGCGGGCAAGCCTTACGTTGAGGTTCCTGTCAAGCGCGGCATCGATGAGCCCACTAAGCTCATTGAGACTGCTTTGTCTGAAGCTGATAACCCCAATGGTCGCTGTGTGACAGCTACCGGTGCCGCGGACGCATCCGAAAACGGCGAAGAAGCAAGTTCATGGGGCAAACGCATTTACAAGGCGCTGATGTCCGGTGTCTCGTACATGATTCCCTTCGTGGCTGCTGGCGGTATTATTCTCGCCATTGGCTTCATGCTTGAAGCGATTACCATGCCCAACCTGGGTGATGTCGATCCCGCGGCGATTCTCGATATCAACGGCGAAAGCGGTCGTACCCTCTTCAACCTTCAGGGCGTTCCCCTGAGCCTTTACTTGGGTGCTGCCCTGCACACCATTGGTGGTGCCGGTCTGGGTCTGATGGTTCCTGCCCTCGCTGCTTACATTGCCTACGGTCTGGCACAGCGTCCCGGTATTGCACCCGGCTTCATCGCCGGTTCAATTGCTGTCACCGTGGGTGGTGGCTTCATCGGCGGTATCGTCGCTGGTCTGCTGGCTGGTCTCACCGCGTACACCCTGCAGCAGCTCAAGCTGCCTCGCTGGTTGGGCGCAATGATGCCCGTTGTAATTATTCCTCTGGTCGCCTCCCTCGTAGCGGGCGGTCTCATGCTCCTGATTCTGGGCGGCCCCATCGCGTGGATTACCACCTCACTGAATGAGTGGCTGACCTCCATGAGCGGTAGCTCAGCGATCCTGCTCGGCATTATCCTTGGCCTCATGATGGGCTTCGACTTGGGCGGACCTGTCAACAAGGCAGCCTACCTCTTTGCTACCGCAGGTCTTGCAGCGAACACCGATGCTTCCCGCGAAATCATGGCAGCGGTTATCATCGCTGGTATGACCCCTCCTCTGGGTATGGCACTGGCTACCACCCTGCGCGGCAAGCTCTTCTCAGCACCCGAACGCGAAAACGGCAAAGCAGCCTGGCTGCTGGGCGCGTCCTTCATCTCTGAGGGCGCCATTCCTTTTGCGACTGCTGACCCCGCACGCGTGATTCCCTCATCGATGGCAGGCTCAGCAGTAGCTGGCGCTATCGCCATGGGTGCAGGCGTTGCGTCCCCGGCACCCCACGGTGGTCTGTGGATTATCGGTCTGGCAACCAACATCCCCATGTTCCTCCTTGCAGTTGTAGCGGGTACTCTCGTTACCGGCTTGGTTTATGTAGCTCTCAAGAGCGTTGGTACAAAGAACAAGGTAGATGCATAA